GGAATCGGGGGTAGTTCTCTGGGGATTTTGGCAGGTTATTATGGTAAGTGGATAGATAAGCTGATTACAGGGCTATGCGATGTGATGATGTCGATTCCTCAACTGCCCCTGATGATTGTCTTAGGAGCTTTTTTCGGAGCGAGCCTGACCAATATTGTTTTGGTGATTGCTTTGCTTTCCTGGGTGGGACCGGCGCGGACGGCTCGTTCCAAAGTGCTTGCTATGCGCCATGAGAACTTTATTGCAGCTGCCAAAAGCTATGGCGCCGGTTTTCGCCATTTGGCGGTCAAGCACTTTATCCCCGGGCTGCTGCCCATTATTTCCGTCGGTATGATTCGTATTGTCAGTCATGCGGTGGTTGCGGAAGCGGGGCTTTCTTTTCTGGGGTTGGGGGATCCCCTTTCGAAAAGCTGGGGTATTATTCTTAATCGCTCCATTAACTTTCCGGGCATTTATTTTACGGATTTTTGGAAATGGTGGATTATGTCTCCTTTAGCGGCCTTGCTGATCCTGGTTGTCGCGGTTGCTTTTATCAGCCGGGATCTGGAAAAAATCGTGAATACTAAAATTTAGGATAGTGTCAAGGAAGTTGGGAGGTTATGATGTCAGTTTTAGAGATCAATAATGTATATGTCCGTTATGGACGGGACACCGATATTAATGCCGTGCATAATGTCAGTCTGCGCTTGGATTCAGGAGAATGCATCGGTATCATCGGCGAATCGGGAAGTGGAAAAACCACGCTGGCTATGTCGATTATGGGTCTTTTGGAGAACTGCGCCCAGGTCAGCGGCAGTATATGTTTTGAGGGCACGGAGCTGATCACTCTGTCC
The nucleotide sequence above comes from Desulfitobacterium chlororespirans DSM 11544. Encoded proteins:
- a CDS encoding ABC transporter permease, which produces MKQILKRFWTSFSGYGKFGMGAILFMVCLCFISFFFLENLHKIPSGNALEAPSLDHWLGTDDLGIDIFAQICHGAVISMLVGFSTALLAGIGGSSLGILAGYYGKWIDKLITGLCDVMMSIPQLPLMIVLGAFFGASLTNIVLVIALLSWVGPARTARSKVLAMRHENFIAAAKSYGAGFRHLAVKHFIPGLLPIISVGMIRIVSHAVVAEAGLSFLGLGDPLSKSWGIILNRSINFPGIYFTDFWKWWIMSPLAALLILVVAVAFISRDLEKIVNTKI